Below is a genomic region from Desulfobacter sp..
CTCAGCCGCCTTTTTCAAGTGCTGTGGCGCGGCCCGTCAGTTCAACCGTTATTTTTATAGCAAAAAAGGGCAGTCCCATGTTATTCGATGTATGTAACTACAATACGGGTTTTATGGAATGGAGAAACAAGTTTGACTGAAAACAAACAAATCGAAATCTATCAAAGCGAAGATGGCCAGACGCAAATTCAGGTCCGCCTTGAAAAAGAAACCATCTGGCTTTCACAGGCTCAGATGGCAGAACTCTTCGATAAAAATTCCGATACAATCGGCCTGCATTTAAAAAATATTTATAAATCCGGCGAATTGGAACAACCGGCAACGACCGAGGAATCCTCGGTAGTTCGTCAGGAAGGCAAACGTCAGGTTCGCAGGAAAATTAAGTTTTACAATCTTGATGCCATAATTTCGGTTGGTTACAGGGTTAATTCAAAAAAAGGGACTCGATTCAGAATATGGGCCACTCAGCGCCTGAAAGAATACCTTGTCAAGGGGTACAGCATCAATCAACAGCGTTTCAAACAGAATGCTGTTGAACTTCAACATGCAATGGCATTAATTCAGAAAGCTGCTCAATCGCCCTCTATGAAGACAGATATGGGACGAGGTCTTGTTGATATCCTCAGTCGATACACTCAGACCTTTCTATGGCTGCAACAGTATGATGAAGGATTGCTTAAAGAACCGGAAGGTCAAACTGGTGGCAAACTTGTGAACCCTGAAGATGCAATGGACTCGCTCTTAGAACTGAAAAAGCAACTAAAAGCCAAGGGGAAAGCTTCGGATTTATTCGCAAATCCATCTCACAGGGACAGTCTTGGCGCTATATTCGGAAACCTTGACCAAAGTGTATTTGGTCAACCAGCTTATCCGACAATTGAAAGTAAGGCTGCTCATCTACTTTATTTTGTGGTTAAAAATCACCCTTTTACTGATGGAAACAAACGGAGTGGTGCTTTTTTACTTGTAGATTTTTTACATCGAAATGGTCGTCTATTGTCCGATGCCGGGCAACCAGTGATTAATGACACTGGGCTTGCGGCACTCACATTATTGGTCGCAGAATCTGATCCAAAACAGAAAGACACATTAATCAAATTGATAATGAATCTCCTTTGTCAAAACCAACAAATCAAATGAAGCGGATAATACGGGAATGTTCAGAATTCTGTGTCACGGTTTCGGTTCCCGGATCTGTCTCGGCACCAGCGGAAGTAAAAGCCAGGTCCGAGAATGGGCCTTCAATCTGCCACGTCGGAGGAGTTGGCTTTTGCTGGAGCGGAGTTCCTGGAACCATCTTTTCCATCTGTAAATAAATCCCTATCAAATTCCCAGCTCTTTATCCAGCCGGCCTTCAAAGAAAATTGCCAACTGGGAAATTGTCAGTGACCAGTTTTGAACCGGCATTGTCCATTTCTTACTGGCGTTCTGGATCCCCATGTAAAGCAGCTTTAACAGGCTGTCCTGGTTAGGAAACGATCCCTTTGTTTTGGTCAGTTTTCGAAACTGTCGATGCACAGCCTCAATGGTATTTGTGGTGTATATTATCCGTCGGATCTCTTCTGGATATTTAAAGAAATGACTGAGGCGCTCCCAGTTGTTCCGCCAGGATTTTATCACAATCGGGTATTTGTCATTCCATTTGTTTTCCAAAATATCCAGTTCTTCTTCGGCCAGATCCTTATTAACCGCTTTATAAACACGTTTTAGATCTGCCATAAATTCCTTTTTATTTTTGGAACCAACGTATTTCAATGAATTTCGGATCTGGTGGACTACGCAGAGTTGAACTTCTGTGTCCGGGAATATGGTCTCAATGGCCTCGGGAAAACCTTTCAGACCATCAACACAGGCAATTAGGATATCTTTTACCCCTCGGTTTGAAAGGTCTGTTAACACCTGCAGCCAGAAGTTCGCACCCTCATTCTCGGATATGTACAGCCCAAGAACCTCTTTGCGGCCCTCGATATTCACCCCAAGAATTGTGTAAACGGCTTTGCTGCCGACCTTTCCGTTTTCTCGTACTTTATAATGTATGGCATCAAGCCATACGATTGGGTACACATTTTCCAACGGCCTGGCCTGCCATTCTTTAACAGTATGAATGATTTTATCGGTAATGGTGCTCAGAGTGGCATTTGAAATCTCAAGTCCATAGATTTCCTGTAAATGGGAAGCCATATCATTATAACTCATGCCCAGGCCGTAAAGGGCTATTATCTTTCTTTCAATTTCATCGCTGAGCGTTGTCTGATGTTTTTTGACGATCTGTGGAGAGAAGGTTCCGGCCCTGTCACGCGGGGTTTTTAGCTCAAATTTACCATCCAGGGATTTAATGGTCTTTTTGCTTTTTCCATTACGGCGGTTGGCAGAAACTTCCTGCCCGAGATGGGACTCCAACTCTCCTTCAAGAGCAGCTTCAGCAAGATTTTTGATTAATGATGTAAGGACGCCGCCCTTACCTGTGAAGGGTTTACCTTCCTGGATGCCTTTAAGGGCTTTTTGAAAATCAAATTCGGTGTTTTCTTCGGTCATGTCAGTTCTCCTTATTTAGCTGAGTATATCAGCTTTCATTCAACTGACACAGAATTTTGAACGCCCTCGATAATACCGCTTATTTGGGTAATTCACCTGGACATGCGTGGGCTGGCCAAAAAAAATCAGGATAATGCCATAAGCTGTTGTGTGCTTTGGATAGGTAAGGTCAACCCTGTTTTGATACGATCAACCGGATTTTTTCAGACAAGGATAAGATGTTTCAGGCTAAATTTTTAACCTGCCTTAAAAGCTGTTTGATCTTTGCCGCCTTGGGGCCCACTTTGGCCTGTTTTGCATGATTTGCTGAGCCGGGCAGGCAGACCGGGGAGTTGTTAAAATGATCAATGGGGATACTATGAGGATAGATTTTTTTTATTCACGGCTGTGATAAACGGCCATCAAGATCAGGTTTAGAAAATCTGCATGAATTGTTTTTGATCCATGGTTCGGATCTGATCGGCCAGCTCTGCAAGCTCCTTGTAGTTGTTTTTCTTTTCCTGGTCAGGATAGCGGATATTATATTGTCTGAACCGCCAGAAGGCCGCTGAGACTGCGGCATAGATCATAAAAATTTTGTATTGGTTTTTTTCTTTTCGTCCCAGAGGCAAGGTGGTCTGGTAGCCTTTGAGCATCCAGGCCACCTTGTCCATGTCAAAGCCCTGGCTGTCGGCGCAGCAGCCCACGGCTGTCATGCCCAGGTCAAAGAGAAAATAGTATTGGCAGGCCTCTTCAAAATCCAGAATCGCCGTAAGCCTTTCCCTGTCAAAGAGCAAATTGTCCCAGAAGATATCCCCGTGGATAAATCCTTTGGCCATGGAGGGATCCAATTGGGTTTGAATATATTGGGTTCATCAGAAAATCGCGTACCTGGACTGAGAAACATCACTGGGAAGGCAATAACACAGTAAGGATTTTTATGCTTGAAATGATGGTGTGAACATGATCATGTTCTAATTTTTTTGTGTTATTCGCACAAAATCGGAGAATGAATTAATGTCCACAAGCTTCATATACCATGCCTTTGGCCTTCGTGACTACTTTTATAAAACAACACGTTTCATCGGTGGAATAATCACTTTTGAACTCATACCAAAACCGGAGGCGGTAAAATGCCCGGAATGTAATTCCAGGTCCGTCACCAGGAAAGGGATTGTGACAAGAGATCTCAGAACAATACCGGTAGGTTCAAAACCCGTGATTCTCAGGACGGCTATCCAGAGAATTTGGTGTTCGTTCTGTCAATTTGTCCGGCAAATCAAACTATCCTTTGCCCAGGAGGGGAAAAGCTATACCCGGGCTTTTGAACGGTATGTCTTGGAGTTGTCTCAGTTCATGACAATCAAAGATATTGCCATCCATTTAAGGATCAGCTGGGATACGATAAAGCAGATCCAGAAAGAAGACCTGCTGAGGCGTTATCGAAATATCCCCCTTGAGAAAGTCCGGCAGATTGCCATAGATGAAATTTCCATAGGGAAAGGGCATAAATACTTGACCATCGTGATGGATCTGGAATCCGGTAGAATTCTGCACGTGGGAGAAGGAAAAGGTGGTGAAGCTTTGAAATCTTTTTGGACAAAAGTGAAAATATCGAAAGCAAAAATCAAAGCCGTCAGCATCGATATGTCCCCGGCATACTTGAGTGCTGTTATTGAAAATCTTTCTGGTTCAGCAATTGTCTTTGACAGATTTCATGTTGTTAAATTGTTCAATGAGAAACTGTCGGATTTCAGGCGAAAGCTCTACAACCTTCTTGCCAATACCGGGCAACAAAAACTTCTGAAGGGAGTCCGGTGGCTTTTGTTAAAAAATCCCGAAAACCTCAGTGATGACAAGAAGGAGGCCCAACGGTTAGAAGAAGCATTGAAAATAAATCAGCCGCTATTGGTAGTCTACTACATGAAAGAGGAACTCAGGCAAATATGGAATCAAAAGAAAAAAGAAACAGCTGAAAAGATAGTCAGCAATTGGATCAATCTGGCCAATATTTCCAAAATTCCAATGTTGATGAAATTTGCCAAGACCTTGGCTGTGCACAGGCAAAGAATCCTTTCATACTATGATTACAGGATATCTACAGGTCCTTTAGAAGGGACAAATAACAAGATAAAAACCATGAAACGGAAAGCTTATGGATACAGGGATTCGGAGTTTTTCAGGTTGAAACTTTTGGACCTTCACAATAAAAGGTACGCATTAATCGGATGAACCATATATTGCTTGTACGCCTTGAGCCAGGGAATAAAGGGATGGGAGATCTCTTTTTTGACGAGTTTTTCAAAATTTGAAACACCGTAGGGAAAGGCCTTGGGCAGGTATTCAGGGGGCGTTATCCTGTGAATTTCGGCCATGGCCTGCCCGATTTCTTTGACCATGGAACAGGTCAGCCGGGAAATGATCTGGCCGGGCAGAAACTCTTTAATATATACGGGTTTATCTTTAAAATGGATAAAGCCTTTTCCTGTCCGGGCGGGGATCAGCCGGGTTGAGGCAATCCCTTGGATTTCCAGGAGGGTCAATACCTTTGTCAGGCAATGGATCTCTTTGTCTGTTTTTTCATCTCAGACCGAGAGGGTGAATTCTCCCTTTGGAGTGGTGATTTTATAACTGGAATTGGCCTGCCCGCCTTCCAGGGCCCGGGCGTTTTCCAGGGGGCCGAGATCATAGAAGGCAAGAAGGGATTCAAGATCTTTTTGATTCAGACAGGTGTAATCAGCCATGGCTGCCTTTATTTTGATCTGTCATGATCCGGATCAGTTCTGATTCAAGATCCTCAAGTTTACATATCCTTAATTTTCTGATCGATTTGGCATTTTGAGTCAGTGATGTCCGGTTAGGTTTTTACTTGCTCAATAATTTTTTGATCTTTGACAATATTGTCCCTGTTTGAACTATGAGAGCCCTGCTCCTCGCAGCCAAACAGGTCATTTAGAATGGCGGTTCGCAGCTGCCGAACTCTTTTGATCGTGACCTTTTCATTAAACTGTTTTTGGCAATGGATTGCCAGTAACAGGTAAGTGATAAGGCCGCCAAGAATCTGAACCATAAGGCCGTATTCACTGCGGGCAATGAGATGATATACCTTCAGATGTTCTTTCCACCATTTGAAAAAATCCTCAATGGTCCACCGGAGTTTATAAATTGTTGCTATTTGTTCCGCTGTTAAATCATGCCTGTCAGTTGCCACATAGTATTTGACGCCAGCAATTTTATAGCCAACAACCCGAACAGGCCTTTTCGTCTGGTTTTGATTCGGAGTACCAAGTTTAACCAGTGCATCATAAAAAATGTAGCTGTCGGAAGGGGTCTCGTGGTTATCAATAATTGTTCTTGTTGTCCTGGTTTTTATACGGCAGACAAAATGTTTGCCTTGCTCCTGAAGCAGGTCAAATTCTTTATGGGATTGATATCCACGATCCATAACACCTGTTTGCCCCTTGGAAACTATTTTGGGAACAAAGGTGCGTTCAGCGCCGTTGCCTTCAGTCAAAAAGATTTTGTTTGGGATTCCGTGATTAATGTCAAATCCGCAATGTACTTTGGCTTTTTTACTTCCTTTTCTGTAGTTCGCCCAGTGCATTGAAAGGACTGCATTTATGAGACTACCGTCAATGGAAACCAACTCTCCTAACTCGGCGTGTTCACCCGGATGACACTCAAGAGCCTGTTTATAAAGATCCTCAAAGATAAATTGCAGTTGTTCGAGTCCCCTGTGATTGATGGCTTCACAGAAACTACTACGGCTGATACCACCGTCTGGCGCAATATTTTCTTTAGCAAAAACATTCTCCTTGAGATCCTGAATTAAATGTCGGGCAGACTTGTGCTCCTGAAGATGGAAATAAACCAAAGCATTTATCTGGTCTTCGAATGTCATTTTTAAAGGGCGGTCTCCTCGAGATTGTAATTCCGGTGCTTTTGAAAGTGACTTTATCAGAGGGCACCTGAAATTGTCAAAGTTCAGGGACCGTAGTTGTTTTTTAGGGACTGAGATGTGCGTCATTTGAGCTCCTTGAGTTAAATTTTCAAGGCGCACAAAAATTTTTACGCACATTTGTCAACACAAAACAGACTGTTTTTTCAATGATTTTAGATGCTTTTTATATGCAACAACCTAACCGGACACTACTGATTTTGAGTCAGAAAAGGGTGGGTGGCTGTTTCGGGCAGTTTGGGGCAAGGCTTGCCTTGGGCCTTGATCATGGCCATGGCCTTGGCTGTGGCCTCGGGAAATTTACCGGGATGGGCCGTGGACAGGCAGATGATTTTTGTGGCAGTTGAAAATTCAGGCTTCATCAGAAGGGCTCCTGCAATGCCTACGGCGGTATGGGGATCCACAAGGCAGGGACTTGGCCCCCCAAGACAGCGGCCCATAATTTCCAGTGTTTTTTCATCATCAATGGAAATTGCGCAAAAATCTTTTCCCATGGATCGCCTGGTGTCAGGATCAAGCACAACTTTTCCGGTTTTTTCCAATTGTTCCATCCACATTTGAATCTTTTTGCTGTCCCGGCCTGTGGCAAAGTAGAGAAACCGCCAGAAATTATAGGGCAGGACAATATCAATGGCCGAGGAGAGGGTGGAGACCCGGTGGTTTTTTTGAAATATTCCTGTGGAAAAGGCCTGGTAAAGGGTTTTATTGGCATTGACGCTGCAGATGAATTTCGTTACGGGCAGGCCCATGGCCTTGGCCAGATAGCCTGCAAAAAGATTTCCAAATGCCCCTGAGGGGACTGAAAAAACAATGGGGTCACCAATGGCGTCACAGGCTCTGAAATACCCGTAAAAATAATGAATCGACTGGACCATGATCCTGCACCAATTAATGGAGTTGACACTGGACAGGTTTAACTCCTGTTTTATTGCCTTATGACTAAACAGGTTTTCCACCACCCGGTCCAGGTCGTCACCGCCGTCCGGGCAGTTGTCCACCCCCACGGGATAGACATTGGGGGCGTCCAGGCAGGTCATCTGCCGTTCTTGTTCATCCGTGATCATGCCCATGGGAAAAAGGGGCCAGCAGTCAATGGTCTTTTTCCCGGCCGAGGCATGGGCTGCTGCAGGCCCTGTATCTCCGGTGGTGGCCAGGATCAGGTTGAGATGCTCTTTTTTTTGTTGGAGAAAATAATCCATGACCCGGATTAAAAATCCCATGGCAATATCCTTGAACGAGAGGCTGGGCCCGTGGAAAAGCTCCATGATCAGGATGGAGGGATCCAGAGAAGAGGGCACCAGGGGAAGGACTTCTCTCGGGGTAAATTGGGCAAAGCTCTCTTTGACGATTCTTTTTAAGGTCTTCGGGGGAATGATTTTTTCAGGGATGAATCTGGACAGGATCATATGGGCCAGGTCGGTATATGAAAGTTCGGCCATCTGGGAGAGTTGTTTTCGGGAGAACCAGGGCAGGGTGTCCGGAACAAAAAGTCCTTTGTCCCGGGCAAAGCCTGAAAGAATGGCCTCGTCAAATTCCACAGGCTGGCTGCGGCCCAAAGTAGAGATATATTTGATGGTCACCTTTGCCTCCTTTGGGTGGGATCGTAAACTTTTTTGCAGGCTAGAAAACAGGCAGTTCCCCATCCTAAACATAAAAGCCACAAATGGCACCACAGGGGTCTGACATCCTCCAGTGTTGCTCCCAGCTGGTTCAGGGCTAAAAATCCCTGAATGCCGGGGGTGCTGGGAACGAGATTGGACAACCAGACAATGGATTGGGGCAGGCTTTCAAGGGGCCAGATAAATCCTGCACTGAAAACAAGGGGCATGGAGCTGATCAATACCAGGACAATGACGTATTCGGTTGACGGAACAATGATGCCGGTCAATATGCCTGCAAAACAAACTGAAATTAAAAACGGGGTCAGAAAGATCATCAGGTCAAGGGGGCGGGCAAGGCAGCTGATCTGGTAAAAGTTAAAACTCCATCCAAAACAGTATAAACTTAATACCAGGTAGATGGCTGAAAATACCAGGGTCCTTGCCAGAATCAGTTTGAGCCTGCCCGGATTTTTCAAGTTGCCGGTGAGGCCGGGCCTGGTTTTTTTCGGGGTGGCCGTGATAATCCCGGCAGCCATGATCAGGGTCTGGTGGAGCAGGAGGATAAAGACCGCCGGCACAACATAGTGAACATATCCCATGGTGGGGTTAAAGCAGGGTTTGGCATTGATATGAACCGGGGCATATTGGGTCTTGGCCAGAACCATGGGCTCGTGTTTGACCATGTCCATGATTTTTATCTGGGCGCCCAGGGTGGCCTGGGCCTGGGTAATGCCCTGGGCAATGGCACCAAAGACAAGAAAGTATGAGGCATCTCCTGCATAGGCCAGGGTGGGGCTCTTCCCCAGTAAAATATCCTTATAAAAATTGGCGGGAATCACCAGGATGCCCGAGACCTCTTGTTTGAAAAAAAGATCTTTGGCCTGTTCCAGGCTTTGGCAGCGGCTGTGGATTTTTACCTTGTCAGTGGCATCTGCCATCCGTTCGAGCTGATAGCTTAACAGGCTTTTGTCATGGTTAACCACGGCAATGGGCTGTTCTTTGGGCACCTGGTTGGCATAGGGCAAAGGATATAAAAAAGAATAAAAAACAACCCCGCCAAATACCGTGAGCAGGACATAGGAGTTTGAGAAAATTGTTTTGATCTCATTGAGGACCAGGGTTAAAAAATTCATGGTTCAAGTCCTTGGCCGCTCGTGGGGGAAGGGGGTATCTGGGGGCTCTTGGCCTGGCCTTTGATCAAAAGAATCAAAAGGATCAGGACGATGAAAGACCCGGCCAGGGGAAAAAGTTTGATCAAGGACAGATGGGGCGCCACTCCGTAATTTGCCTGGTCGATCTGGACCTCCATATAATGGCTGACCGGCAGCATGGCCCGCCAGGCCATGGCCAGAAAGTTCATGTCCGACTTGGGAAAGGTCACGCCCATAAAGGCAAAGCTTGGTGCTGTAAATACACCGGCAAAGCTCAGGGCCCTGATGGGATCCATGAATAAAAAATAAAAAAGCGCCCCCACGGTCATGCAGGAAAAGACCATGGCTGCCTGGGCCGTAATGAGCATTGTCCAGCTGCCGTGCATGGGCCATCCCAAATATAGATAGAAAAATCCAAGAAAGGTCAGGCCCTGGACGAAGAAAAAGGGAGATAATACTCCCAGAGCCAAAAAAATATTTTTGATTGGTTTTTTTTCAAGAAGGATCAGCAAGGTGTTCTGGCGCATATAGGCTGACAGGGCCAAAATGGTGCCGACCACAATACATATTTGCCAGAGTGCCGGAAGAATGCCTGAAACCAGAAACTGGGCATAGTCTGTGCCCGGATTAAACAGGGCCGTGATCTGGGCGCGGATGGGCACCGCTTCGCCCAGGGCCTGGCTGATATCCGTGTTTCCTTTGGCAAGGTTTTTTCCCGTGCTGATCCCGGCATTCAAGGTGGCCTGGGCCTGGAGCACGGCTGAACTGATTTTTTTCCCAATGAGAATATACTGGGTGTTGTAGAATATGCTGATTTTAGGGGGAAGGTTTTGGTTGATATTTTTTTCCAGGTTTTTGGGGATCACCACATAGGCGTATACACGGCTGCGGACCATGGCCGCTTTGGCCTCTTGGGGGCTTGGAAAATAGGCCGTGACCTTAAGGTCGGGGCTGGCATCGTAATATCGGGCAATTTTCTGGGAAAGAGCCGAGTGGTCCAGATCCACAATGCCCATGGAAAGTTCTCTCACCATTCCCTGGGAAAAAATCATCCAGATTAAAAACCCAATGGACAGGGGCACCCAGGTTAAAAACCCCAGCAGCCATTTGTCCTTTAAAATGACCTGAAAAGGGCTGGGAACGCCCTCAGCTTTGTTTAAGGCCGGAATCATGGGGCAGGTGTTTGAATGTCAACCAGCACAGACATGCCCACGCGCAGATTGTTCACCCGATCCACGGGTCGGGCTTCGACTTCAAAGGTTTTCATATCAAATCCCTTGTTAGGATCTGTGGTGCGCCAGGTGGCAAAATCTCCCATCACCGACACATGGGTGACCTTAAAGGTGATCTCACGGTCAAGGGCGGGAATTCTTGCTGTAAATTTTTTCCCTTTTTGAAATTGGGAAAGCAGGTCTTCTCTGACGTTAAACACGGCCCAGGCATCTTCCATATCAACCACGGTTACCACGGGAAACCCCTGGGGTGCCAATTCCCCTTTTTTGAGCATCACCTGGGAGACCTCGCCTTTGAACCAGCTTTTGATCTTTGTGTCGGCCATATACGCCTGAACTTCAGCCACTGCCCCTGCAGCCATGTTTACCTTTTGGGCTGCGGCCTGTTTGGTCTCTTCCCGGGCCCCTTCCTTGGCCATTTTATACATCTGAAAGGCGGCCTGGTCCGTATATTTTGCAGCCTGCCACTGGGTAAAGGCCTCGTCTTTTTTCTGTTCTGACACCACCCCGTCTTTGAATAAATTATTCACCCGGCCATAGGTTTTTTCCATTAATCTTGATTCGGCCTGGGCCTTTTTCCATTGATCCCGGGCAGCGGAAATCCTTTGATCCCGGGTGCCTTTTTCCGCCTTTTGGGCCAGGGCCCCGGCAGCCATTTCCCCTGCCTTTGCCTGTTTGAGCCGGGCTTGAATTTCAGGGCTGTCCAGGGTGAAAATCAATTGTCCCTGGGTGATCATATCCCCTTTTTTGACAAAGACCTCATGGATGCGTCCCGGGACCTTGGAAGAGATAAAATATTGTTCCGCTTCGATCTGACCCTGCAGCTTTACAGGTTGGGGCTGGTAGGCATGATAAAAACTGATGCCGATCCACACTGCCCCCCCGATGAGGACGGCAGTGGTAAATAAGGTGGATAAGTGTTTTATTGTAATCCTCTGTCTGACAATTATTACAGGTATTGTGAAAATTGGCCCATCTGGTTGCTCAGGGCCAACAATTTGTTCAGGTTCAGCACATAGGTAAATTGGGAGACCAGCTGCTGGGTGGTGATGCCGGCAAGGTATAATTGGGCATCCACCACATCAAGGGAGGTGGACAATCCCAGGGAAAAGGCTTTTTTGCGAAGTTTTAAGTTTTCATTGGCAAGTTCAATGCTTTTGTTTAAGCCGTAATATTCTTCAAGGGCCTGCTGGGCCTGACAATATGTTTTTTCAACCAATACGCTCAGATCGCTTTGGGCCTGGGTTCTCAGCCGTTTGACCTGGGACAGGGCCCGATGGGCCGCCCGGACCTTGTCTTTACGGCCGCCATTGTCAAAAATGGGGATATCGATCCCGGCCCCCAGCATCCATTCGGGTAATATCTGCCCTGTCAGGCTCTCCCGTTCGTATAGGCTGTAATTTCCATAAACAAGCAGGTTGGGGTAATATGCGCTTTGTTCGGCCTTGATAAGGCTTTGGGCCTGTTTTTCTTTTGCATCCAGCAGGGAAAGCCCTGGAAAACTGGCCAGTGTTTTTTCAAGATATTGCTTCAGGGGCTCAAGGTTGCTGTTTGCAAACAAAGGGGTTTCAAGGGTGAAATCGGTCTCGGTCTTGAGCAGCCGGGCCAGGGTAAGTTTGGCAATTTCTATATCCCGTTCGGCTTTTTTACGGTCCACCCGTGCCTTGGAAAGGGAGGCTTCAGCCTGGAGGCGTTCCACCTTTGCAATCTGTCCCTGGGTTTCCAGCTTAAGGGCGGAATCCAGGTGGCTGGCAAGCCCTTTTTCAACGAAGCGCTTGGTGTCAACAACCTGGCGGGTCAGCACCACACTGAAATAAAATTTTGTCAAATCTTCATATTTTGCCTGGTATTTCATTTCCAGCAGGCTTTGGGCTTCATCTGTCCTGCCCTGGGCGGCCGTGATCTTCCAGCCGGTGAAGGCCGGCCATACCGCCCGAATGGAAGAGGTGAATATGTCTTTTTCTTCAAGGGTTGATGTGATGGAGGTCAGCCCCGGGGGGAGAATATGACCTAAAGCGCCGTAGATCGCTCCCAGGGCAGCCTGGCCCTGGGCGCCGGTGCTTTCAATGATCTGGTTTCCGGACACGGTGATATCATCGTCAAGCCGGGTATAATTTCCCGTCAGGTCGACTTTTGGCAGGTCCAGATCCAGGCTTGCCTTGTGCAGGCTTTGATACCGGAAAAGATTTTCCTGGGCCGCCGCAATGGTATCATTTTTTTTTGAACCCTTTGCCAGGCCGAGTCAAAGCTGATGGATTCGGCCCGGGTCTGAACTGAAAAAGCCAGGACGCAGAGGGTTGATGTTAATAAAATTGCGACCTGTTTTACAAGGCCTTGTATTCTAAGTTTAAAAGGCAAAGGGGTTGGGGATAAAATAAGACTGCAGACTAATGGGTTCATCTAAGACTGCAGACTAATGGGTTCATCTAAGACTGCAGACTAATGGGTTCATCGTTGTTTTGACCATATAAAAATAAAACTACTTTATAAGGAAAGGGGTAATGCTTGTCAATACGTTATCCTTGTTCGTTATTCTTTATCGCCTGTTCGGCCTTGCCTGGAACCAAGACCGGGTGGCTGTTTTGCCACCCGGTCCCCGGTTTTATTTTTTATTGCTCTTTCTCCAGATTCCCTGGACCTGGGCTGCCTTGATAAGATCCCCCCTGAAATCAGGATGGGCCAGCCCGATGACGGCTTCGGCCCGCTGCCAGGTGGGAAGCCCGTGCATGCGCACCATGCCGTATTCCGTGACAAGGTAATCCACCATCTGTCTGGGGATGGTGGTAATGGAGCCGGGGGAAAATGTGGGAACGATGCGGGATTTTACATTCCCCTCCTTATCTGTAAATGTGGAGGCAAGACAGATAAAGCTTTTACCGTTTTTGGACCATTGGGAGCCTAGGACAAAATCCCACATTCCGCCGTTGCCCGATATCTGGGTGAACCCGTTGCTTTCTGCATTGACCTGGGAGTAAAGGTCGACCTGCAGGGCATTGTTGATGGATATAAAGTTGTCATGCTGGCTGATGATTTTCGGATCATTGGTATAGGTGACAGGATAGGAAACAACGGCAGGATTGTTGTCCATGAAATCGTACATTCGTTTTGAGCCGATGGCAAAGGTGTAGGCCACCCGGTTCCGGTCAA
It encodes:
- a CDS encoding ABC transporter permease, giving the protein MIPALNKAEGVPSPFQVILKDKWLLGFLTWVPLSIGFLIWMIFSQGMVRELSMGIVDLDHSALSQKIARYYDASPDLKVTAYFPSPQEAKAAMVRSRVYAYVVIPKNLEKNINQNLPPKISIFYNTQYILIGKKISSAVLQAQATLNAGISTGKNLAKGNTDISQALGEAVPIRAQITALFNPGTDYAQFLVSGILPALWQICIVVGTILALSAYMRQNTLLILLEKKPIKNIFLALGVLSPFFFVQGLTFLGFFYLYLGWPMHGSWTMLITAQAAMVFSCMTVGALFYFLFMDPIRALSFAGVFTAPSFAFMGVTFPKSDMNFLAMAWRAMLPVSHYMEVQIDQANYGVAPHLSLIKLFPLAGSFIVLILLILLIKGQAKSPQIPPSPTSGQGLEP
- a CDS encoding HlyD family secretion protein; translated protein: MKHLSTLFTTAVLIGGAVWIGISFYHAYQPQPVKLQGQIEAEQYFISSKVPGRIHEVFVKKGDMITQGQLIFTLDSPEIQARLKQAKAGEMAAGALAQKAEKGTRDQRISAARDQWKKAQAESRLMEKTYGRVNNLFKDGVVSEQKKDEAFTQWQAAKYTDQAAFQMYKMAKEGAREETKQAAAQKVNMAAGAVAEVQAYMADTKIKSWFKGEVSQVMLKKGELAPQGFPVVTVVDMEDAWAVFNVREDLLSQFQKGKKFTARIPALDREITFKVTHVSVMGDFATWRTTDPNKGFDMKTFEVEARPVDRVNNLRVGMSVLVDIQTPAP
- a CDS encoding ABC transporter permease, whose translation is MNFLTLVLNEIKTIFSNSYVLLTVFGGVVFYSFLYPLPYANQVPKEQPIAVVNHDKSLLSYQLERMADATDKVKIHSRCQSLEQAKDLFFKQEVSGILVIPANFYKDILLGKSPTLAYAGDASYFLVFGAIAQGITQAQATLGAQIKIMDMVKHEPMVLAKTQYAPVHINAKPCFNPTMGYVHYVVPAVFILLLHQTLIMAAGIITATPKKTRPGLTGNLKNPGRLKLILARTLVFSAIYLVLSLYCFGWSFNFYQISCLARPLDLMIFLTPFLISVCFAGILTGIIVPSTEYVIVLVLISSMPLVFSAGFIWPLESLPQSIVWLSNLVPSTPGIQGFLALNQLGATLEDVRPLWCHLWLLCLGWGTACFLACKKVYDPTQRRQR